TAACGCCCGAAGCTGAAGTTGTCGGTGACCGTCAGCTTCTCGGGGAAGGTGACGAGCATGCCCTCGTAGCGCTCCAGGTCGTTGAAGGGGGCCTTCACCTCCACCGGCTTGAGGGCGAGGCCGCCCCCGCACTTCGTGAAGTCGCTCAGCGTGTCGAGCTGCGTGGCGGTGTCGTCCTTCTTGTCGCTGCTCGCCTTGTACTCCCGCACCACGCCCGTGAACTGCACGAAGTCGCCGGGCGCGACATTCTGCGGCGCGCTGCCGGTGAACACGAACAGGCCGTCGCTGGTGGCGGGGTCATTGTCGCCCTTGGCGTCCTGGAGGTAGAAGCCGCCCAGGCCGGTCTGGTAATCGGCGGTCACCACGCCGCGCACGGTCACGCCCTGGCCCACCAGGGGGCTGGCCGCGCCGCTTCCCTGAATGGTGGGGATGCCCGTGACGGGGCCGGTCACGGCGGGGCAGGAGGGCGGGGTGGGGTCCGGGGGGTGGTGCCCGCGTCGCACGCGGCGAGCAGCAGCGAGCAGGACAGGGCCAGGATGGACAGACGCATGGTTCTCCTTGGGATGAGGCGAGGGGCGAAAACAGGTTGTGGGAACCCGGGCCAGGATAAGAGGAGAACAAACGTTTGTCATCTGCTCTTCAGTCACCTGTCACCCTTCTGACGGAATCCGCCGCCTCCCGGCGCCACGCTGAGCGTGTCTTTAGCCGAATTGAGGGAGGCATGAGAAATCTCCCAAAGCCTCGGGCTCAAAGCGGTAAACGGCGTGCTGGAACAGCCTCTAGCGTGAGGACGTTCAATTCATGGCCTGAACCCCCAAGCAAGGAGCCTCCACCGTGAGCAGCAACCCATCCGTTTCCGGCGAGTCGAGAGGCTCGCCGCGCCCCTCTGCACCCCAGCGAGTCCTGGACAAGCAGGTGTACCGCGGCCCCAACATCTACGGCTACGAGCCGATGATCCGCTTTCAGCTCGACCTGGGTGCGCTGGAGGAGTACCCGTCGAACACACTCCCCGGCTTCACCGACCGATTGCTGGAGCTGCTCCCGTCGCTGCAGACGCACGGCTGCTGCTACCGCGAGCCGGGGGGCTTCATCCGCCGCCTGCGGGGCGGCACCTGGCTCGGCCACGTGACCGAACACGTCGCCCTCGAACTCCAGACCCTGGCGGGCGGGCGCGTCACCTACGGCAAGACGCGGTCGGTGAAGGGCCAGCCCGGCGTCTACAACGTCCTGTACGCCTACCGCGACGAGCGCGTGGGCCTCATCGCGGGGGCCGTCGCCCTGCGCCTGGTGCAGAGCCTGCTGCCCCCGGAGTTGCAGGGGCTGGAGGGCGTGGACCTGCTGCTGCCCGCCGGACTGAGCGGCATCGACCCGGACTCGCCCTTCGACTTCGCCGCCGAACTCGCCGAGCTGCGGAGGCTGACGAGGCGCTTTACCCTGGGGCCGACCACCCAGTCGCTCGTGAGCGAGGCCGAGCGGCGGGGCATTCCCTTTCTCCGGCTGGACGACCACAGCCTGGTGCAGCTCGGCTACGGCAAGTACCAGCGCCAGATCCGCGCCAGCATCACCAGCCTGACGCCCCACATCGCCACGATGACCGCGAGCGACAAGGACCTCACCAAGCAGCTCCTCGACCGCGCCGGGCTGCCGGTGCCGCAGGGCGTGGTCGTGAAGACGGCGGATGAGGCGGCGCGCGCTGCCCGCCGCCTGAAAGGCCCCGTCGTGACCAAGCCGCTCGACGGCAACCACGGGCGCGGCGTCTCGCTGAACCTGACCACCGAGGAGGAGGTCCGAAAGGGCTTCGAGGAGGCCCGGCAGCACAGCCGCGACGTGGTCGTCGAGCAGTATTTCCCCGGCAACGACCACCGGGTCCTCGTCGTGAATGGCGAGGTGATCGCGGTCGCCGAGCGCGTGCCCGCCCACGTGGTGGGGGATGGTCAGCGCACGATTCAGGAACTCGTCGAGGAAGTGAACCGCGACCCCCGCCGCGGTGACGGGCACGAGAACGTGATGACGCGGATCAAGATTGACGGGCACGTTCTGGACCTCCTCGCCCGGTCGGGACGAACGATGGAAAGTGTGCCGGGAGCGGGTGAAGTCGTCCCCCTGCGCGACACCGCCAACCTGTCCACCGGGGGCACCGCCGTGGACCGCACCGACGTGACCCACCCCGAGAACAAGACCATCGCCCGGCGCGCGGCGCAGGTCATTGGGCTGGATGTGGCCGGGATCGACATGATCTCGCCCGACATCACCCGGTCCATCCACGAGACGGGCGGCGGCATCGTGGAGGTGAACGCCGCGCCCGGCTTCCGCATGCACCTGCAACCCTCCGAGGGCCAGCCGCGCAACGTCGCCGCGCCCGTGCTGAACATGCTGTTTCCCAAGGGGACGCCCTGCCGCATGCCGATCATCTCCATCACGGGCACGAACGGCAAGAGCACGACCTCGCGCATGACGGCGCACATCCTGCGCCAGGCCGGGAAGCTGGTGGGCCTGACGACCTCCAACGGCATCTATATCGACGGCGAGCAGATTCTCAGCGGCGACACGACCGGCCCGAAGAGCGCCAAGGTCGTCCTGAGCGACCCCAACGTGGAGGTCGCGGTGCTCGAAACCGCGCGCGGCGGCATCCTGCGCGAGGGGCTGGGCTTCGACCGCTGCGACGTGGGCGCGGTGCTGAACATCCAGCCCGACCACCTGGGCCTGAAGGGCATCGAGACGGTGGAGGACCTCGCCTGGGTCAAGTCCCTCGTGGTGGAGGTCGTGACCGACTCGGGCACGAGCGTGCTGAACGCCGACGACCCGCTCACCCTGCGGATGCGGAAAAAGGCGCGCGGACGGCTCGCCCTCTTCTCCATGCAGGGCGGCCCTGACGCCTCGGAGGTCCTGCGGACGCACATCGCCCAGGGGGGCCTGGCCGTGCTGCGCGAGGCCACCGTCCTGGGCGACGAGATCGTGCTGTACCAGGACAGCCAGCGCACGCCCGTCCTGCGCGCCCGCGACATCCCCGCGACCCTGGGCGGCTACGCGCAGGTGAATGTTCAGAACGCGCTCGCGGCGGTCGCCATCGCCGCCTCGCAGGGGGTCGAGCTGCCCGTCATCCGCACCGCCCTGAGCACCTTCTCCACCTCCTACGAGCAGAGCCCGGGCCGCCTGAACCTCTACGACGGCCACCCCTTCCGGGTAATGCTCGACTACGCGCACAACCCGCCGGGGCTGGCGCACCTGAGTGACCTCGTGCGGCACATCCGCCCCCCCCGGGGCCGCGTGATCGGCGTGATGGGCGTGGCGGGCGACCGCCGCGACGAGGACATCCGCCAGATGGGCGAGATCGCCGCCGGAATGTTCGACGAACTCGTCGTGCGCGAGGACGAGTTGCGCCGGGGCCGGGCCAGCGGGGAAGGGGCGCGCATCCTGACCGAGGGCGCCGTCGCGGGGGGCCTTGACCCGGGGCGCATCACCACCATCCTGTCGGAGCGGGCGGCGGTGGACCACGGGCTGCGGATGGCCCGGCCCGGCGACCTC
The sequence above is a segment of the Deinococcus aerius genome. Coding sequences within it:
- the cphA gene encoding cyanophycin synthetase is translated as MSSNPSVSGESRGSPRPSAPQRVLDKQVYRGPNIYGYEPMIRFQLDLGALEEYPSNTLPGFTDRLLELLPSLQTHGCCYREPGGFIRRLRGGTWLGHVTEHVALELQTLAGGRVTYGKTRSVKGQPGVYNVLYAYRDERVGLIAGAVALRLVQSLLPPELQGLEGVDLLLPAGLSGIDPDSPFDFAAELAELRRLTRRFTLGPTTQSLVSEAERRGIPFLRLDDHSLVQLGYGKYQRQIRASITSLTPHIATMTASDKDLTKQLLDRAGLPVPQGVVVKTADEAARAARRLKGPVVTKPLDGNHGRGVSLNLTTEEEVRKGFEEARQHSRDVVVEQYFPGNDHRVLVVNGEVIAVAERVPAHVVGDGQRTIQELVEEVNRDPRRGDGHENVMTRIKIDGHVLDLLARSGRTMESVPGAGEVVPLRDTANLSTGGTAVDRTDVTHPENKTIARRAAQVIGLDVAGIDMISPDITRSIHETGGGIVEVNAAPGFRMHLQPSEGQPRNVAAPVLNMLFPKGTPCRMPIISITGTNGKSTTSRMTAHILRQAGKLVGLTTSNGIYIDGEQILSGDTTGPKSAKVVLSDPNVEVAVLETARGGILREGLGFDRCDVGAVLNIQPDHLGLKGIETVEDLAWVKSLVVEVVTDSGTSVLNADDPLTLRMRKKARGRLALFSMQGGPDASEVLRTHIAQGGLAVLREATVLGDEIVLYQDSQRTPVLRARDIPATLGGYAQVNVQNALAAVAIAASQGVELPVIRTALSTFSTSYEQSPGRLNLYDGHPFRVMLDYAHNPPGLAHLSDLVRHIRPPRGRVIGVMGVAGDRRDEDIRQMGEIAAGMFDELVVREDELRRGRASGEGARILTEGAVAGGLDPGRITTILSERAAVDHGLRMARPGDLLIYLATEVEETWRRIRDFDSSHLPPGGTPEDPAHQGAYHD